In the Enterococcus rotai genome, CAGCTGTTTCACCAGAAAGCATTACTGCATCTGTTCCATCATAAATCGCATTAGCAACGTCATTCGCTTCCGCACGTGTTGGACGTGGGTTGCGTTGCATAGAATCTAACATTTGAGTTGCTGTGATAACAGGTTTACCTAAAGCGTTACATTTTTTGATCAAGTCTTTTTGAACAACTGGAACGTCTTCTGTTGGAATTTCAACACCCATGTCACCACGAGCAACCATCAAACCATCAGAAACTTTTAGGATTTCGTCAATGTTGTCGATTCCTTCTTGGTTTTCGATTTTAGGAATGATTTGGATATGCGTTGCATTTTCTTCTTCTAGAATTTTAGTAATTTCTAAAACGTCAGTTGCACGACGAACGAAACTTGCCGCGATAAAATCAACGCCTTGTTCGATACCAAAACGGATATCAGCAGCATCTTTATCAGTGATACCAGGAAGGTTTACAGAAACTCCAGGTACGTTAACGCCTTTTTTATTTTTTAGAACGCCTTCGTTTTTAATGAGTGTAACGATTTCGTTTGCAGTACGGTCGATATCAGTTACTTCTAAGTCGATTAATCCATCGTCTAAAAGAATATGAGAACCAACATTTACATCGTTGATCAATTCTGGATAAGTGATTGAAAATTTTTCGTTAGTTCCTAAAACTTCTGTCATAGAAAGACGTACTGTTTCACCTGTTTTTAAAGTGATAGCGCCATTTTCCATTTCATTCGTACGGATTTCAGGACCTTTTGTATCAAGTAAGATCGCTACGCGTTTTCCTGTAATTTTTGCAGCCTCACGAATATTTTTGATGCGGTTACCATGTTCTTCAAAATCACCATGTGAGAAGTTCAAACGGCAAACATTCATTCCTGCATTCATTAAGTTTACTAGCATATCAACTGTTTCACTAGCTGGTCCGATCGTACATACGATTTTCGTTTTTTTCATTACCAAACGCTCCTATTCCATTTTTGTTTATACGTCTTGAAGATTATCTATTTTCCTCAAGGGATACTTAAGATAGCTCAAATTTTTAAGCGTATCCTTAGAAAGAAATCTCTTGATTTAAATCATAAAGTGATAAATCAGGTTTATGTTTGTGGTTTTCCAATGTGTCAACGATATCCGCTGAAACGACTTGGTTATCAAGCATACCGATACATTGTCCACCAATTCCTGCTTTCAATAATTCGACAGCATATGAACCAAATTTACTTGCTAATACACGGTCACGAGCACTTGGTGAGCCGCCACGGACAACGTGTCCTAAAATAGATACACGTGTGTGGAAATCACCATGTTCAGAAAGTTTCTCAGCAAATTCATTTCCGCCCATAACGCCTTCTGCCAAGATGATCAAGCAATGTTTTTTACCACGATCGCGGCCTTCTCTGATACGTTTTGCAACATTGACCATGTCGAAATCGTGTTCAGGAATAATGATTTCGTCAGCACCACCTGCTACACCTGACCAAAGAGCGATATCGCCTGCACCACGTCCCATTACTTCAATAACAAATGTCCGAACGTGTGAAGTTGCAGTATCACGAATACGGTCGATCGATTCTAATACTGTGTTGATCGCTGTATCAAAACCAATTGTGAAATCAGTCCCTGGAATATCATTGTCAATTGTTCCTGGAATTCCTACAGCTGGGAAACCACGTTTTGTTAGTGCCATTGCACCATGATAAGAACCGTCCCCACCGATAACAACTAAACCTTCGATACCGAATTTTTTCAATTGTTCGATTCCTTTTAATTGTCCTTCTTCTGTTGCAAATTCTGGATAACGCGCAGAGTATAAGAATGTTCCTCCACGTTGAATCTTGTCACCGACATCAGCAATGTCTAAACGACGGATGTCACCTGCTACCAAACCTGCAAAACCGTAGTTGATTCCATAAACTTCGATTCCGTCAAAAATCCCTTTACGTACCACTGCACGAATTGCAGCGTTCATTCCTGGGGCGTCTCCCCCACTGGTTAAAATACCGATACGTTTCATTCGTTCTTTCACCTCATATAATATACTTTTAAGCTGTAACAATTTTTGCCACAGTTATTCATTACTCAAAAATATTACGTCACTCATTTTACCATTAATAGTGCAAAAAGTCTTGATTTAAGAAGAAATAATTGAAAAAAGATGAAAACAATTAGTATTTTTTACCGTAAATCATTTGAAAACAACATTTTGAGCACCTAAGATTGCTTCCAGCTCTTCTTTTGCCGCCACTGTATCAGCTAGCCAATTCTCTTCTCCTAAGACTAATTTCTTCCCGTTTTTTTCAAAATAAATAATCACTGGTGTATTACCTTTATGTTTTTGAATGACTTCCCGAATACTTTGTAACACGTTTTTTTGATCTTTTTCAGCAATTATTTTCAGGTAACAAGTTGTTGCACTAATACTGTTTTCAATATCACTTGCCTTTTCAATCTGATTGACCAATAATTGTAATTCTTGGTTGTAGTTACTTTTTTCTATTTTGCCTTCTACGAAATAAACTTGATTTTTTTCAACATTTTGACGCAACGTTCTGAAAACGGTTGGAAAAAGAGTCAAAGAGAGTGATCCAGTTAAATCATCTCCTTCAACAAAAGCCATTTGTTCTCCTTTTTTCGTTCGGATCACTCGAATATCTTTCACATAAATCAACAAACGAGCGGTTTGTTTTTCAACAACATCACTTACGAGCATGACCTGCTTCGTCAATCGTGTTTTTTTGAATTCCTCAGTTGGATGTCCAGATAAATAAACCCCTAAATATTGTTCTTCTTGTTCTAATTTTTCTTCTAAAGTATAGTCTGCAATTTCTACTTCTTTTAGTTTCAAGGTGTCTTCCAATAGATTCATGCTGCCACCGCTATAAATGATATTTTGGATTTCACTATCTAAACTAACAGACAGCTGACGGCGATTAGGCTGAAGTTCATCAAAGGCGCCAATCGCGATTAATGGTTGAATATTTTCAGCTTTCAACCATTTACGATCGATACGTAATAAAAATTGATCGAAGGTTTTAAATGGTCCCCGCTCTTTTCGTTCATCAAGGATGTTTTGGATGAAATCTCTACGAATTCCTTTTAATGAGCTAAAACCAAACATGATTTGATCATCATTATTTAGATAGAAACTATATTGACTAGAATTGATTGCAGGTTGCATAATCGTCATTTTATTTTTACGCGCTTCCCCAATGTACTCTTTGATTTTTGTTGGGTTATGTCTTACTGAATGGAGAATCGCCGCATAAAAAGCACCCGGAAAATGAACTTTTAAATAGGCCATTTGAAACCCAATAAAAGAATAAGCAAAAGCATGAGATCGGTTAAATCCATAATTGGCAAACCGTTCGATATAATCATAAATCGTTGTTGCTACAGCTTCGCTATGTCCTTGTTTCATAGCTCCTTCAACAAAGTGCTTTCGTTCCTCATCTAGTACATCTTTTTTCTTTTTACTGACCGCACGCCTTAAAATATCAGCCTGACCCAGACTAAAACCAGCCATAGTAGAAGCAACTTGAATGATCTGCTCTTGATAGACGATCACACCGTACGTATTCTTCAAAATCGGTTCTAAAACGGCATCAGGATACTCGATTGGTTCCTGCCCTTTTTTTCTCTGGACAAACAAATCGATATTTTGCATTGGACCTGGCCGATATAAAGCGTTGACCGCCGCAATATCTTCAATACTTGTCGGACCTAATTTTCTTAAAACGTTTCTTATCCCCGCTGATTCAAATTGAAAAACACCACTAGTCTCCCCACGTCTAAATAAGGCTAAGGTCAATTCATCATCCAATGGAATTTGGTTTAAAATCACTTCTTTTTTGTAGACTCGTTTAATTGACTTGATCGTATCATCAATGATCGATAGATTTCGCAAGCCTAAAAAATCCATTTTTAGTAAGCCAATTTTTTCCACATCATTCATCGTAAATTGCGTCAAGAAGATATCATTTGAACCCGGCTGTAAAGGCACAATATCTAGCAGATCAAGATCACTGATCACTACACCCGCCGCATGAGTCGACACGTGCCGTGGTAATCCTTCTAACCGAACAGCAGTATCATATAAAAGGCGATTTGTTTCAGAAGAATTCACCAGCTCTACTAATTTTTTCGAATCTGCATAAGCTGTTTCCAAGGTCATTTTCAGAGCACTGGGAACAGCACTAGACCAACGATTAGATTCACTTTGCGATAAGCCAAATACTCTAGCTACATCTCTTAAAACCATTTTTGCAGCCATAGTCCCGAAAGTAGCAATCTGCGCCATATGATAGTGCCCATATTTTTCTCGAACATATTGCAAGACTTCTTCACGTCGATTATCTGGAATATCTAAATCTATATCGGGCATCGAGTGTCTTTCAGGATTTAAAAAACGTTCAAATAGTAAATCATATTTGATTGGATCTACATCCGTAATCGATAAAACGTAAGAAACCAAGGATCCTGCAGCTGAACCACGTCCGGCTCCCGTTACGATTTTTCTTTCATGGGCAAAAGCCATAACATCCCAAACAATCAAAAAATAATCATCAAATCCCATTGTATGGATGATATCTAACTCTTTTGCCAAGCGTTTTTCATACTCAACCGTAACAGTTGGGATACGCTCAGGTAATTTCTGTAAACACAGTTCTTTTAAAAACGCCCCCGCCTCTTTACCATCTGGGATCGGATAATGTGGCAACAAACGTTGATGTAACGGGATTTCTAAAGTACAATCATCAGCTAACAGTTCTGCATTACGCACTGCTTGTTCATTGACTTTTACAAGTAATTGTTTTGCAGCATCCGTCTGACTTCTTAGATAATAGGGCCCTTCAATTTCGGTTTCCTCTGCATTCAAGGTCATTTGTTGCCCTTCATCGATATGAGCCAACACCTTCAAGGCAAAACCATCCTCGCGATTTAGATAGCGGGTTTCTTGTAATGCTACAAGTGGTTGTTCTTTTGTTTCATAAAATTGAAACAAAGCTGGATCGGTTTCCAGGTTACACGTAAATGAAGCTCCTGCAAAAAAAGATGATGGATCAAAAAATTCTGCTAGCTGTTCTAAGCTTTCAGCTGCTTCTGCTTCACTTCGCTTTAAGACAAAAGCAACCTCTCCTTTATCAGACGGCATCACGGCGTATAGATGATTCAAATACTCCTTGACTCCTTCTAAATAGAAAACTCTTTCGCTGTTCATTTTGGCAGTAGAAATCCGCATCAAATTTTGATATCCTTGAAGATCTTTGGCATATAATAACAATTGAGCAGGCTGCTCCGATTTTTGAGGAGTATATTCTAATGTTAACCCGATGATTGGTTTGATTGCTTCTTTTTTGCAGGCCTCAAAAAATTCAATCGCGCCATGAAGTACATTAATATCCGTAATCCCTAAAGTTGTATAGCCTAATTTTTTGGCTTGTTGCACTAATTCTTGAATACGAATAGTACTGGAAAGTAATGAGTAAGAAGTAATTGTATATAGTTGTGGAAAAGGCATAAGACATCTCCTTATATATATGATGGTTTTGATTCAAAAATGTAACTTTCAATTTCTTTACATTTACAAAAATTGTGCTAAACTATAGCTAGAAAAGAGGTGCAATCCATGCGTTACATTCTTGTATTGTTGTGGTCCTTTTTACTAGGACAAGTGGTCGGTTATATCGGCGGTGCCTTAAACGGCGGGTCTTACGATTTTATGCTGACAACGATTATGTCATTGATTACCGGTGTGATTATCTTATTGATTGGTCAATTCGCTTTACCAAAAAAAGAAACCACTAAAAGTGCTCAATAACTTTGCAAATGAGATATCTGCTTTTTTTAAAGTAATCGTCTCACCATTTATTACTTGAAAATCATCTTTATAAAAAAACCAGTTACTACAAACATTGTAACTGGTTTTTTTATGTTTTCAACTGTTTAGAGTCTTTTATTTAAAATTTTGCGAAAATTGAATAAAGAAAGGCAAATATTTCCTAAAACAAAACAAGCTGTGACAATAAATACGGCACTATAACCAAAACCATGAGCCACGGTCGATCCGATCATTGGACCTAAAACCTGCCCAAAATTACTAAACATTTGATTGTAACTGTAAATTCTGCTGACACCCTCTGATGGTGTGATTTTACTAATCAACGTATTGATCGATGGCATCAAAGCACCCGTTGAAAAGCCTAGAAAAAAGCGTAGTAAACCTAGCTGAAACGGTGTCTTAACAAAAGCCATCGGAATATAACAAATCATCGATAGCATCAATCCCGCCAACAAAACTTTATGATTTCCGATTTTATCCCCAAGCTTCCCTAAAACGGGTGAAGAGATGACTGCCGATACACCAGCTACCGAAACAATCAGACCACTGATAAACAAAATATTACCTGTATCATGGCTCAATGAACGGATATATAAGGTTAAAATCGGGCTGATACTTGTCACACCAATTTGCAAAATCAACGTTGTGACGAATAACCCAATCAAAATAGACACATGATCCATCTTTGAAAAAATATCTTTTGTACTCAACAGATCTTTCTTCTCCACTGGCTGAAAATCTTCTTTTACCATAAAAATTGTCAGTAATGTTGTAATTAATAGTACGATCCCAGTAATGATGAATACATTTTCCATTCCAAACCATTGTGCTAAAGCACCACCGATCGAAGGTCCAATCAAATTCCCTGCGATGGCACCTGTTGACAACGTTCCTAAAGCCCAACCACTTTTTTCTTTAGGCGCTTGGGAGGCAATCATAGCTGTCGCATTGGGAATATAGCCAGATAGAATCCCGTTAAAAAAACGCATAATGAGCAACCAATAAACGTTTGGCACAAAAGCTAAAGACCCCATCGTAATCGTCATCCCAGCTGCCGCTCGAATCATCATCACTTTGCGCCCTTTTCTATCTGCCAGATTCCCCCAGATTGGCGCTACAATTGCAGCGGCAAAGGCTGTAACGGCTATCGCAAGTCCTGAAAAAAGCTCAACTTGACTCTTCGGTGTCCCTAACTGTTCAACATAAACAGGGATAAAAGGCATCACCAAACTAATACTCGCACCCGTAAAAAAACAACCTAACCAAGCAACCATTAAATTCTTTTTCCACTCAATTCTCATAATAACGTACACCTCACAAGTTCTTCACTATTAACTATACTCCAAATTTTGTAATCTCTCAAAAAATTTTTCTGTTAAACAAAATAAAAAAGTCCAACTGCCTAAAAGACAGCTAGACCTTTTTATTAAAAACCTCTTTTATAGAATCGCCAAAATAACAAAGTTTAAGATAAACAGAGCATTAACGACCCAAAGAATGGGCGAAACTTCATTAAATTTTCCTTTTGCTACTTTTACTACTGCATAAAAAATGAAGCCAGCTGCAATCCCATAAGAAATACTGTAACATAAGCCCATAAAAATAGAGGCAAAAAATGCTGGCACAGCTTCTTCTAAATTGGTCCATTCAATATCCTTAAATGATGCCAACATCATCACACCGACTAAAATCAAAGCAGGTGCTGTTGCTTGTGCTGGAACAATTGCAATCAGCGGTGAAAATAAACTACTTAATGCAAATAATCCTGCTACCACAACTGAAGTCAAACCAGTTCGTCCGCCAGCTCCGATCCCTGCAGCACTTTCTACGTAAGTTGTTGTATTAGAGGTTCCAAAAACTGCACCAATCGACGTTGCGATTGCATCTGCAAATAACGCTTTATCCATTTTTGTTGAAAAACCTTTACTATCTTCTAAAGCTAATTCATCCTCTTTAGAGAAAATACCAGTCCGACGTCCGGTTCCAATAAAGGTACCGATCGTATCAAATGTATCTGATAAGCTAAACGCGATGACCGTCATCAAAACTTGGGGAATTTTCGAGGCATCGCTAAACAATGACTGCATTCCATCCGCTCCAAAGGCTGCACCAAAAGTAGTTCCTAATTCGCCAATAGAACTTCCCAACGAATTTGCTTGCCAATCAATTGCTGATAAATCAACAACGCCCATTGGTATTGCAATGATCGTTGTCGCCACAATCCCAATCAAAATAGCACCACGAACATTTAAAACGACCAAGATCGTCATTAAGACTAAACCAATCACAGCTAATATAATTTCTGGATTATTAAAGTTCCCTAAAGCTGGAACCACACTATCACCATTAACCATTCCATTGACTGGCTCAGATTGTACTGTGAAATCTAACAGCTTTGCATTTTTGATCCCAACATAGGCAACAAAAATTCCAATCCCGCCACCAATTGCATGTTGCATACTTTCTGGGATAGCGTTAATGATCAATTTACGAATTTTTGTAACAGTGATCAACACATTGATCAATCCGCAGATAAAGACCATCGCTAAAGCTTGCTGCCATGTATAGCCTAATCCAAAAACTACCGTAAACGTGAAAAATGCATTTAACCCCATTCCAGGAGCTTGTGCATAAGGAACATTTGCAAAAAGTCCCATGATCAACGTTCCAATAATCGATGCAATGATCGTTGCTAAAAATACTGCTTGAAACGGCATTCCTGTTTGAGATAGAATCGAAGGATTAACGAATAAGATATAACTCATTGCAAAAAATGTTGTTACACCTGCCACCATTTCAGTTGAGATTGTCGTTTTGTTTTCCTTTAATTTGAAAAACTTTTCCATAAAGTTGTCTCGCTCCCTTTTTACCCAAAAATTTCATCAAGAGTGTGTTTAACGTTATAAATTAATAAGTGCTTGTTCCGCTTTCCTGATGAATACTTATAAAGTATACGTTAGCGAGGTGACCATTTCAACAAATTATTAACTTTAACGCTAATATCTTTTCTTAATGTTCGTGTTTAGCTTTTTTGAATAAAATTTATAAAAAAACCTTACAGTCGTGATGATTACTCAGCGACTGTAAGGTTTTTGTTTTATAACATTTTTCTCTTAATCAACACAACAATATTTGTGCTAATAGCGATTACTCCGAATAGAACTGAACGGTTTTCTGATCGTTCTCCCGTTTTTGGTAATTCTTTTTTAGAAGCTGCCTCAGCAAGCTCTTTGGTATTTGTCCCTTCGCTGATAACGTCTTTCTTAGGTAAAATTTCGATTGGAAAAACAACCTGATTTTTTTCTGTATCTAGCACGACAGCTGTTAGTTTCTTTTTGCCATTAATTTTTAATGAAGTCACATTCATTTTGATAAGACCTTGTGAATCAGCTTGACCGACTAAGTCTCCTTCTGGAAGCTCCGCTGTTCTTGTGTTCATTTGAGGAACTTCGCCATCATAGAGTACAATTGTTGCATTTGGTAGCGTAACACCTCTCAAAAGTTCATCATCTTCGTATAAAGGATCAAAAATCGTTGCTTTTTTGATTTTCTCTTCACCTTCATTTGGAGCTGGAACTTCTGGATCAGGTGGTGTTGTCGGATCCACTAATTTTTTACGATTTTCAACAGAAGCTTCAATTAATTCTCCAGCGGCTTCCTTCCCTTCAATATATCCAATGAACGTTTCGGTATCTGGTTGAATCGCATTGATCAACTTCGCTCCAGTAAAGCCAGAGAAACCATCCCCTCCACCAAATAAAAAGTCATTGATGACAACTAAATAAGGAGCATCCGCCTGAATTGGCGTGCCATCTTTTTTATGCATTTCATGAACTTTGAATGGTTGATTCTTATCTGTTGTTGCAGTATACGTATAACTTAATCCAGAAATTTGTAAAAAGTAGCGTTCTTCTTCATCATATTGTTCGTTTAACACTTGTTCAATTTGGGCACCGGTCATCTCAACCACCTGCATAATATTACCAAATGGTTGTACGGCTTGAGCTGCTCCCCACGTAATATCACGATTCGCTTCAACCGCTAAATCAGCACGAATGCCACCGTTGTTCGTCATTGCAAAATCAGCATCGATCCCTTGGATTTTCGCCATTGCAACTTGTCCATCCGTAATCAAATTACCAAGAGGAGATTCTTTCGAGTCGTTGACTTCTCGAGTGATTCCACCTGTTTCTTTTGCTGTCCCAATTTTTTTGTTCGTCACCTGTGCCACACGTGCTTCAGCATCTTTCACAGTTGCTTCAACCTTTGAATCAACTTTTGGTACATCCTTAGCTGCTGGATCAACTGGTAGAACTTTGGCTTTAGGTGTCTCCACAAAATCATTGGTTTTTGGATCGAGCGTCCCTTGCAGATCAATATATCCTTTTCCTTGCGCTGTAGACTGAACCACTCTCGTCTTATTCACAACACCGTTGGTATATTGATGGTTATGTGCTGCAAAAAAAGCATCTACACTATTCTCTGGATAAAGTTTATCCACTGACGCCATGATTTCTGCGGCTTCTCCATTCACTTTATCCGCCTTACTTGTTGCAGGGATATGAGCCAAGACTACGATCGCATTCACACCTTCTGCTTGTAATATATTGGAGTAATAAGCAATAGTTTCAGCTTCATCTAAAAAGTCATATGCTTCATAATGTTCTTTTAAAACTAAGTTAGGAATTTCAGATGTAACCACCCCGATAAAACCAACTTTTACTTTATTCGTTGCTGTTCCAACCTCTTTGACTGTATAGGGTTTCCAGCCAAAAGGAATTTCTTCCGTTCCTTTTTTGACAACATTACCAATCACGATTTCAGTTTTTGAGGCTTCTCTTGGATATGCAGCTAAAATACCATATGGATCATTAAGCGGTTTTTCACCAATCATGATGCGATTAAATTCTTGGAGCCCTTCATCAAATTCGTGATTTCCAATAGTCCCAACCGCAAAATCCATTTGATTCAACACTTTAATCGTTGGTTCATCTTGAAGCAGCCCCGAGCTTGCAGGACTTGCCCCGACCATATCACCAGCATGAACACGCACTGTTTGAGCATTTTTGTTAGCGTTTTTAAATTGTTCCTGCGCTTGATTCAAATAACCGGCTAATAAAGGCGCCGTCCCAGCATTCGCTGTTTTCTTTCCTTCATCATCAAAAAAAGAACCCGTTGTATTCAAGGCACCGTGAAAATCATTGATCCCTAAAATTTGAATGGGAATGTTCCCCTCTGCCAACGGCTGTTCAAGCGTTCCCTTCTGATCAACTGCTCCGTTGATTGTTTCCGCATTAGCAACATTGTCAACCAAGGCCACGCCACTGCTAATTCCCCCAATAGTAAATAAAATAGTTAACAAAGAGCTTTGCCACTTTTTCATATTTATAACTCCTCTTCGATTATTTCCAAACATACTTAGTTAAAGAGTAACAATTTCCTCACACACTGTCAATACGACTTTTCTTGCTATTCTATCAGCTCCAACCCTTTTAATCCAGCAATCGAAGCAAGTAAAATAAGCTGCATCATTGTAAGTAATAGAACAAACAAGACTTTATTAACCGACCAATCAAAAAAAATAAGTTGGATGGTTTGGACCGGTTTTGTAAATAAATGAACACTGTGCAAGCGATCAAATCGTCCAACAAAAATAGCTAAACTAGACAAGAAATTGATCAACACAATCAAAAGTAGCCCTTGCCATTTTTTCTTTAAGATATTTCTTTGAAAACTTTCATTAATTACTGTAATAACGGTCGCCATCCCTAAAAATCCATAAACACAAATTCCAATCGTCAATAAACTAAAAGATAACCAATCAGAAAGCGACTGACCAAATATCTGATTCATTCCTTGATAGATCGATAACCGTTCTAAATGAAAAAAGTCCGTAAATAAATAAGGTGCATTTGGATAAAATAATAGCCAAAACGAGCCTAAAAGGAGAAACATTCGCCTTCCTACTTGTTTAAAATGAAAACTAATTTCAAGCGGAATATAAGCCAACAAAACATTCAAAGCCATGAAATGGTACATTTTAGCAAAAAATAGCATATACACACAATAAAAGAGAGTTACGATCCGAATTGACCAACGATACGTTTGAACCAAGTATTTCACCGCCCTTTTTTCATTTAGTGTATCACAAAGAATTTATTTTCAAACATTTTCTTGAAAACTTGTCATTCTGCTATTTTATGCTAGACTTAGTTAAAGAAAACTTTCCGGGAGGAACGATTTTGAAAAAATTAATTGCAATCGACTTAGATGGTACAACGTTAAATGCACAATCTTTAATTAGTGCAACAACTGAAAAAGCTTTAAAAAATGCGATGGCGCATGGTCATTATGTCAGCATAGTCACTGGTCGTCCTTATCGAATGAGCGGTCAATTTTACCGCCAATTAGGCCTAGCTACACCAATGGTCAATTTCAATGGCGCTCTCGTTCATATGCCTGAAAAACAATGGGCAGATGAATTGGAAACTGGGATCCAGCGAGATTTAGTATTTGATATTTTAGCTCAAAAGAAAGCGTTAAATCTTGATTTTGTTGCTGCAGAAAATAAAGAAACGTTTTATATTGATAGTTTAGATTACTTCGATTCAGCTTTTTTTGCATCAGAAGCAACCGAAAACAACCTATTGACTGCTAAAAATTTAATTACCGATCCGACTTCTATGATGGTTCGGACATCAAAAGATCAGGCTGCACTTGTCTCAGATTCTTTGATGAAGCAATATGGTGATTATGTTGATGTCCGAACTTGGGGCGGACCAACACCTATTTTAGAGATCGTTTCTAAAGGTATCCAAAAAGCAAAAGGCGTGGAACAAGTTGCTAAATACCTAGACGTGAAGCGTTCAGACATTATCGCATTTGGTGATGAACATAATGATGAAGAGATGTTGGATTATGTTGGTTGGGGCGTTGCAATGAAAAATGCCACTGATCAAATCAAGTCCGTAGCCAATGATATCACTGAGAAAACCAATGATGAAGATGGCTTAGCCGATTATTTAGAACGATATTTAGA is a window encoding:
- a CDS encoding 5'-nucleotidase C-terminal domain-containing protein, producing MKKWQSSLLTILFTIGGISSGVALVDNVANAETINGAVDQKGTLEQPLAEGNIPIQILGINDFHGALNTTGSFFDDEGKKTANAGTAPLLAGYLNQAQEQFKNANKNAQTVRVHAGDMVGASPASSGLLQDEPTIKVLNQMDFAVGTIGNHEFDEGLQEFNRIMIGEKPLNDPYGILAAYPREASKTEIVIGNVVKKGTEEIPFGWKPYTVKEVGTATNKVKVGFIGVVTSEIPNLVLKEHYEAYDFLDEAETIAYYSNILQAEGVNAIVVLAHIPATSKADKVNGEAAEIMASVDKLYPENSVDAFFAAHNHQYTNGVVNKTRVVQSTAQGKGYIDLQGTLDPKTNDFVETPKAKVLPVDPAAKDVPKVDSKVEATVKDAEARVAQVTNKKIGTAKETGGITREVNDSKESPLGNLITDGQVAMAKIQGIDADFAMTNNGGIRADLAVEANRDITWGAAQAVQPFGNIMQVVEMTGAQIEQVLNEQYDEEERYFLQISGLSYTYTATTDKNQPFKVHEMHKKDGTPIQADAPYLVVINDFLFGGGDGFSGFTGAKLINAIQPDTETFIGYIEGKEAAGELIEASVENRKKLVDPTTPPDPEVPAPNEGEEKIKKATIFDPLYEDDELLRGVTLPNATIVLYDGEVPQMNTRTAELPEGDLVGQADSQGLIKMNVTSLKINGKKKLTAVVLDTEKNQVVFPIEILPKKDVISEGTNTKELAEAASKKELPKTGERSENRSVLFGVIAISTNIVVLIKRKML
- a CDS encoding DUF1361 domain-containing protein produces the protein MLFFAKMYHFMALNVLLAYIPLEISFHFKQVGRRMFLLLGSFWLLFYPNAPYLFTDFFHLERLSIYQGMNQIFGQSLSDWLSFSLLTIGICVYGFLGMATVITVINESFQRNILKKKWQGLLLIVLINFLSSLAIFVGRFDRLHSVHLFTKPVQTIQLIFFDWSVNKVLFVLLLTMMQLILLASIAGLKGLELIE
- a CDS encoding Cof-type HAD-IIB family hydrolase; this translates as MKKLIAIDLDGTTLNAQSLISATTEKALKNAMAHGHYVSIVTGRPYRMSGQFYRQLGLATPMVNFNGALVHMPEKQWADELETGIQRDLVFDILAQKKALNLDFVAAENKETFYIDSLDYFDSAFFASEATENNLLTAKNLITDPTSMMVRTSKDQAALVSDSLMKQYGDYVDVRTWGGPTPILEIVSKGIQKAKGVEQVAKYLDVKRSDIIAFGDEHNDEEMLDYVGWGVAMKNATDQIKSVANDITEKTNDEDGLADYLERYLDIKK